In Polynucleobacter sp. AP-Ainpum-60-G11, one DNA window encodes the following:
- a CDS encoding histone deacetylase family protein — MTTGYITHPDFLKHEMGSHHPECPERIQAINDQLIRSGIDRFLHHLDAPLATEDQLELVHSPDHIAFVKERSPASGYFMLDGDTIMNPHTWSAALRAAGAAIAGVDAVMKGEVENVFCAVRPPGHHAEPTRSMGFCVFDNVAVAARYAMETYGIERVAIIDFDVHHGNGTEAAFFNDPNVLMCSFFQHPFYPYSGLDGANNMVNVPLPASTRGDVVRSIVEEQWLPRLRDFEPELIIISAGFDAHREDDLGQMGLVEDDYAWITKQLKGVANQYAQGRIVSCLEGGYNLSALGRSVVAHVKALADI; from the coding sequence ATGACAACAGGATACATAACTCATCCAGATTTTCTAAAACATGAGATGGGCAGCCATCATCCCGAGTGCCCTGAGCGAATTCAGGCAATCAATGATCAACTCATCCGCAGTGGCATCGATCGCTTTCTGCACCATCTCGATGCGCCCTTGGCCACTGAAGATCAACTGGAGTTGGTCCATAGTCCAGATCACATTGCCTTTGTTAAAGAGCGCTCACCAGCCAGCGGTTACTTCATGCTCGATGGTGACACCATCATGAACCCCCATACTTGGAGTGCTGCTCTACGTGCAGCGGGTGCTGCTATTGCGGGTGTTGATGCAGTAATGAAAGGCGAAGTCGAAAATGTGTTTTGTGCAGTTCGCCCCCCAGGCCACCATGCAGAGCCTACCCGTTCAATGGGCTTTTGTGTCTTTGATAACGTCGCAGTAGCTGCGCGCTATGCGATGGAGACATACGGTATCGAACGTGTGGCCATCATCGATTTTGATGTGCATCACGGCAATGGTACTGAAGCAGCATTTTTTAACGACCCTAATGTTTTGATGTGCAGCTTCTTTCAGCATCCGTTTTATCCATATAGTGGTTTGGATGGGGCAAACAATATGGTGAATGTCCCCTTGCCAGCCTCCACTCGAGGAGATGTGGTGCGCTCTATCGTAGAAGAGCAGTGGCTGCCACGTCTGAGGGATTTTGAGCCAGAGCTCATCATCATCTCTGCTGGCTTTGATGCTCACCGTGAGGATGATTTAGGGCAGATGGGCTTGGTAGAAGACGACTATGCCTGGATCACTAAGCAGCTTAAAGGCGTTGCCAATCAATATGCTCAAGGCCGCATCGTGAGCTGCTTAGAGGGCGGCTATAACCTTTCTGCATTGGGTCGTAGTGTAGTGGCGCATGTTAAAGCACTTGCCGACATTTAA